The following proteins come from a genomic window of Verrucomicrobiota bacterium:
- a CDS encoding low specificity L-threonine aldolase: MTAVIQNKRQFASDNYAGICPEAFAAMVEANQGHAVSYGDDPWTEKAADLIRKVFETPCEVFFVFNGTAANSLSLASLCQSYHSILCHETAHVEVAECGAPEFFANGTKVLLMPGANGKIDPTAIDRMVNKRTDIHYPKPRAISLTQATEVGTVYSVDELKTLTDTARQFGLRVQMDGARFANAVVALGVKPKEITWQAGVDVLCFGGTKNGIAVGEAVVFFNLELAREFDYRCKQAGQLASKMRFLAAPWVGMLQDGAWLRHARHANDMARRLEAAIRGLPGAKIQFPCQTNSVFVRLPEPVITAMHQRGWKFYTHVSQDDCRLMCSWDTTTEDVDQFAADLKSLLSPA; the protein is encoded by the coding sequence ATGACAGCGGTCATCCAAAACAAACGCCAGTTCGCCAGCGACAACTACGCGGGTATCTGCCCGGAGGCGTTCGCGGCGATGGTCGAGGCGAATCAAGGTCACGCGGTCAGTTACGGCGACGATCCGTGGACTGAGAAGGCGGCTGATCTAATCCGCAAGGTGTTTGAAACGCCCTGCGAGGTGTTCTTCGTCTTCAACGGCACCGCGGCCAATTCCCTTTCGCTCGCTTCGCTCTGCCAGTCTTACCACAGCATTCTCTGCCACGAGACGGCGCACGTCGAGGTGGCCGAGTGCGGGGCGCCGGAGTTTTTTGCCAACGGCACTAAAGTCCTTTTGATGCCGGGAGCAAATGGGAAGATTGATCCCACGGCCATCGACCGGATGGTCAACAAACGCACCGATATTCACTACCCAAAACCCCGCGCCATCAGCCTGACGCAGGCGACCGAAGTTGGAACTGTTTATTCCGTTGATGAATTGAAGACCCTGACCGACACTGCGCGGCAGTTTGGTCTGCGCGTCCAGATGGATGGAGCGCGGTTCGCCAATGCTGTCGTTGCGCTCGGTGTGAAACCCAAGGAAATCACCTGGCAGGCGGGCGTGGATGTGCTTTGCTTCGGCGGCACGAAAAATGGAATCGCCGTTGGCGAGGCGGTGGTGTTTTTCAATCTCGAACTGGCGCGGGAGTTCGACTACCGCTGCAAACAAGCAGGGCAACTGGCTTCCAAGATGCGGTTTCTGGCGGCGCCGTGGGTGGGCATGTTGCAGGACGGCGCGTGGCTGCGACACGCCCGGCACGCGAACGATATGGCACGTCGTCTCGAGGCGGCCATTCGCGGGCTGCCCGGCGCGAAGATTCAATTCCCGTGTCAGACCAACTCGGTGTTCGTGCGTTTGCCTGAACCGGTCATCACTGCGATGCACCAGCGCGGTTGGAAGTTCTACACGCACGTCAGCCAGGATGACTGCCGCCTGATGTGCAGTTGGGACACGACGACGGAGGATGTGGATCAGTTCGCAGCGGATTTGAAGTCGTTGCTCTCTCCTGCCTGA